The following are from one region of the Primulina eburnea isolate SZY01 chromosome 17, ASM2296580v1, whole genome shotgun sequence genome:
- the LOC140817733 gene encoding nascent polypeptide-associated complex subunit alpha-like protein 1 — protein MTQSQEELLATHLEQHKIDHDEPLIEDDDDDDDDEEGDEDDTEGQEDASGSSKQSRSEKKSRKAMLKLGMKSIPGVSRVTVKKSKNILFVISKPDVFKSPNSDTYVIFGEAKIEDLSSQLQTQAAEQFKTPNLTNPVPKTEATCIPQDDEDVDETGVEPKDIELVMTQAGVSRARAVKSLKDADGDIVSAIMELTN, from the exons ATGACTCAATCGCAGGAAGAATTGTTGGCAACTCATCTCGAGCAACACAAGATTGAT CATGATGAGCCTTTAAttgaggatgatgatgatgatgacgaCGATGAGGAAGGCGACGAAGATGATACCGAAG GACAAGAAGATGCCAGTGGTAGTTCAAAGCAGAGCCGAAGTGAGAAGAAGAGCCGCAAGGCAATGCTAAAGCTAGGAATGAAGTCCATCCCTGGGGTCAGCCGAGTCACTGTTAAAAAGAGCAAGAAT ATCCTGTTTGTCATCTCAAAACCAGATGTGTTTAAGAGCCCAAATTCAGATACTTATGTAATCTTTGGAGAGGCAAAGATCGAGGATTTGAGTTCACAATTGCAGACTCAGGCTGCGGAGCAGTTTAAGACTCCTAATCTCACAAACCCGGTCCCGAAGACTGAGGCAACATGTATTCCTCAGGATGATGAAGATGTTGACGAGACTGGAGTTGAACCGAAGGACATAGAGCTCGTGATGACACAGGCTGGGGTTTCAAGAGCCAGGGCAGTCAAATCACTCAAGGATGCAGATGGAGATATTGTCTCTGCCATTATGGAGCTCACAAACTAG